Within the Pseudomonas mendocina genome, the region GGATCAACCTGGGCATTCGCCGGCGCCTGGCGCCCCTGGTAGGGCGTGACCGGCGACGCATCGAGCTGCTCAACAGCCTGCTGCTGTCGATGCCCGGCACGCCGACCCTGTACTACGGCGACGAGATCGGCATGGGCGACAACATTTACCTCGGCGATCGCGATGGCGTGCGTACGCCGATGCAGTGGTCGGTGGACCGCAACGGTGGCTTTTCCCGTGCCGACCCGGCCAGCCTGGTGCTGCCGCCGATCATGGACCCGCTGTACGGCTACCAGACCATCAACGTCGAGGCGCAGGCGCGCGACCCGCATTCGCTGCTCAACTGGACGCGGCGTATGCTCGCCATCCGCAACCAGCACAAGGCCTTTGGCCGTGGCACGCTAACGATGCTGACGCCGAGCAACCGGCGCATCCTGGCCTACCTGCGCGTGCATCGCGGCGAGGACGGCAGCGAGCAGCAGATCCTCTGCGTGGCCAACCTGTCCAGTGCGGCCCAGGCCGTCGAGCTGGAACTGGCCGACTACCGCGACCGGGTGCCGGTGGAAATGATCGGCGGCGCCTCGTTCCCACCCATTGGCCAGCTCACCTACCTGCTGACGTTGCCGCCGTATGGTTTCTACTGGTTCTACCTGGCCGACGCCTCGCAGATGCCCAGCTGGCACCTGAAACCGGTGGAGCGTATGCCGGAGCTACAGACCCTGGTGCTGGGTCGCACCCTGAGCGAAGTGATGGACGGGCGCGCGCGGCAGACGCTGGAGCGCGAGTCGCTGCCGCTGTATCTGCCCAAGCGCCGCTGGTTCGCGGGTGAACAGCGCCCGGCCGTCAGCGTGTTGTACGTGATGCCGCTTGGCGACGACGCCAACGCGCCGCTGCTGGCCGAGGTTCAGGTGACGGGGGGGGCGGCGTCGAGCATTACCGCCTGCCGCTGGCGGCCGTGCCGGAACGCGCCGAGGGTAACGATCTACCACAGCAACTGGCGCTGGCCCGGCTGCGCCGGGGTCGCCATGTGGAGCTGCTGACCGATGCCTTCAGCCTGCCGCAGTTCAGCCAGCAGGTTCTGCGCCTGCTGCGTGAGCAGGCAGTGCTGCGCAGCGCTGGCGGCGAATTGCAGTTCCGCGCCGAGGCGGCGCTGCTGGCACTCGAAGGTATCGACGAGAACGACTTCAAGCTGCTCTCCGCAGAGCAGTCCAACAGCTCGGCGCTGATCGGAGGGCAGGTGCTGCTCAAGCTACTGCGTCGCGGCTTCGCCGGTATCCACCCGGAAGTGGAGATGGGGCGTTTTCTGACCGATCACGGCTACGCCAACGTCGCACCATTTCTTGGCGAAGTGGTGCGGGTCGACGAGCAAGGCCAGCCCCATACACTGATGGTGATGCAACGTTATCTGGACAATCAGGGCGACGCCTGGCAATGGACGCTCAACACCCTCGACCGCGCCATCCGCGATCAGTTGGCCGGCGGTACCGCCGATCCGGATGTCGATGCGTTGGGCGAACTGCAACAGTTCGCCGGCGTGCTCGGCAAACGCGTCGGCGAGATGCACGCGGTACTGGCGCGGCCGGTTGAGAATCCGGACTTCGGTTATCAGCTCAGCGGCGAGCGCGACAGCGCCCACTGGGCCAAATCCATCACGGCGCAGCTGCAGGAAGCCTTGCAGGCTCTGGCTCGTCAGCGGGACGCCCTGAGCCCGGCGACAGCCGAACAGGCCGACTGGCTGCTGGCCAGGGAGAAATCCTTGCTGGAAGCCGTCACCCGCCTGGCAACGCAGGCGGCAGGTGGCCTGCGCATACGGGTGCATGGCGACCTTCACCTGGGCCAGGTCCTGGTGGTGCAGGGCGATGCCTACATCATCGACTTCGAGGGCGAGCCCAACCGCTCGCTGGAGGAGCGCCGCCAGCGCCACAGTCCGTTCAAGGACGTTGCCGGCATGCTGCGCTCCTTCGACTACGCGGCCGCGGTAGCCCAGCGCAACGCCGGCGGCGTGGAAGGCGCGGCGGACGCCCAGCAGGTAGTTCGCGACGTGGTGTCACGCTACCGCGAGCAAGCGTGCAGTGCCTTTCTCGATGCCTATCGTCTGGCCGCCAACGGCCTGCCCCACGAATGGCACGAACGCGAAGGCGAGGGCGCCGCCCTCGACCTGTTCTGCCTGGAAAAGGCTGTCTATGAAATCGTCTACGAAAGCGGCCACCGCCCCGACTGGATCGATGTCCCGTTGCAGGGGCTGGTGGATCTCGCTAACCAATTGCTAGGAGTGCGACCTTGAATCAAAACAGAGTGCAGCGCCTGCAGCGCGCCGAAGATGGCGATCCGTTCAGCTTCCTTGGTCCTCACCCGCAGGGCGACGAGAGCCTGGTGCGAGTCTGGCTGCCCGGTGCCGACGCGGTGGAGCTGCTGGCCAGCGACGGCTCGCCGCTGGGGCGCATGCACTGCAGCGACCCGCAGGGCCTGTTCGAATTGCAGCTGCCCCAGGCGCAGCGCTACCGCCTGCGCATCCACTGGCCGGGCAGCGTGCAGGAAACAGAAGATCCCTATGCCTTTAGCCCGCTGCTGGGTGATACCGACCTCTACCTGTTCGCCGAAGGCAACCACCGTCAGCTGTGGCGCTGCCTGGGCTCGGCACCGGTAGAGCATGAAGGCGTGCCTGGGGTGCGCTTCGCCGTCTGGGCGCCCAATGCGCGGCGGGTGTCGGTGGTTGGCGACTTCAACAGCTGGGACGGGCGCCGCCACCCCATGCGTTTGCGCTACCCGGCGGGCGTGTGGGAGCTGTTCATCCCGAGGCTGCAGCCCGGCGAATGCTACAAATACGAAATTCTCGGTGAGCACGGTGTGCTGCCGCTGCGCGCAGACCCCATGGCGCAAGCCACCGAGGTACCGCCGGCCACCGCCTCGAAGGTGCCACAGGATGAAGCCTTTGCCTGGCAGGACCAGCAGTGGATGAGCGAACGCCAGCAACGCCATGCTCCGCAGGCACCGCTGGCGATCTACGAGCTGCATGCCGGCTCCTGGCAATGGCATAACGATCATGCACCCGACTGGGACGAACTGGCAGAACGGCTGATTCCCTACGTGCAGGACCTGGGCTTCACCCATATCGAACTGATGCCGATCATGGAGCACCCGTTCGGCGGTTCCTGGGGTTACCAGCCGCTGTCGATGTTCGCGCCCACCTCACGCTTCGGCAGCCCGCAACGCTTCGCTGCCTTCGTCGATCGCTGCCACCGCGCCGGCATCGGCGTGATTCTCGACTGGGTGCCTGGGCATTTCCCCAACGATGCCCACGGCCTGGCCGAGTTCGACGGCACCGCGCTGTACGAGTACGCGCACCCGTTCGAGGGTTTTCACCCGGACTGGAACACCTGCATCTACAACCTCGGCCGCACTGAGGTGCACGGTTTCATGCTGGCCAGCGCGCTGTACTGGTTGCGCGAGTACCACGTCGACGGCCTACGCGTGGATGCGGTGGCGTCGATGCTCTATCGCGATTATTCGCGTGAAGCGGGGCAGTGGATTCCCAACCGCCACGGCGGGCGCGAGAACCTGGAGGCCATCGAATTCCTCCAGCATCTCAACGAGGTGGTGCGCAACGAAGTGCCCGACGCGTTGATGATCGCCGAGGAATCCACCGCCTGGCCTGGCGTCAGTCGCCCGGTGCAGCAGGGCGGCCTGGGCTTCAGCCACAAATGGAACATGGGCTGGATGAACGACAGCCTGAGCTATATCCAGCAGGACCCGATGTACCGCCTGCACCATCACCACCAGATCACCTTCGGCCTGCATTACGCCTTCTCCGAGCGCTTTATCCTGCCGATCTCCCATGACGAGGTGGTGCATGGCAAACGCTCGCTGCTCGGGCGCATGCCCGGTGATCGCTGGCAGCAATTCGCCAACCTGCGCCTGTTCCTCGCCCTGATGTGGAGCCACCCGGGCAAGAAGCTGCTGTTCATGGGCTGCGAGTTCGGCCAGTGGGGCGAGTGGAACCACGACCAGCAACTGGACTGGTACCTGCTGCAGTACCCGGAGCATGCGGCTGCCCAGGCGCTGGTACGCGAGCTGAATCGCCTGTACCGCGAAGAACCGGCGTTGCACCGCCTCGATGACCAGGACAGCGGCTTTCAATGGGTTATCGGTGATGACGCGCGCAACAGCGTGTTCGCCTGGCTGCGCAAGGGCGGCGAGGGCAGCGCGCCGCTGCTGGTGGTGCACAACTTCACCCCGCAGGTGCTCGATGGCTACCGGGTCGGCGTACCGCACGCTGGCCGCTGGCAGGTGCTGCTCAACAGCGATGAACGCCGCTGGAGCGGTTCGGGCGCTGGCAGCGAGGGTGAGCTGCACACGGAGCACCTGGCCGCTCACGGCCAGTCCGATTCGTTGAATCTGCAATTGCCGCCGTTGGCGACGCTGATTCTGCGGCCGGCGCAATGAGCCTCGCCGCTGAAGCGCCTCCCACAGAGACCGAGATGTGCCTTGGCAGTGATGATTCTGCTCCGGCCAACAAGGCCCCGGACTTGTAGCCGGAGGGGCTTTAACGGCAATCGCGGCTAAAGCCCCTCCCACCCAGGGTGCGGTCAGTGCGCGGAGGTCACGCCGCGCAGCACGGTGTCGTTGGCCATCCGGCTATGTCCGGAGGCGATATTGCCCAGCGATACCACACCCACCAGGCGCTTCTCGCGGTTGAGCACGGGCAGCCGGCGCACCTGGATATCCGCCATATTGGCAGCTACATGCTCGACGTCCTCGTCGTCGAAGCAGTAACGCACGTTGCTGCTCATTACCTGACGCACCGGCGTATCCCCGTCAAGGCCTGCGGCAACGGCACGTACGGCAATGTCGCGGTCGGTGATCATGCCGATCAGGCGGTCGCCTTCATTGATCAGCAGCGCACCGCTGTCGATATCGGCCATCAGCGTGGCGGCCTCGCGAATGCTGCGCTCGGGCTCCAGGGTGCGAACGTTGCGGGTCATAAGCTTGCTGATTTTCATCATCGATCTCCTGTTGCAGGTTAGGCGGGCAGATATGCCCAGAACGAACCACCACATCGAGGCACGGCGGTTCAGGAATAGCGCACCAGGTGATGCGGGTAATCGCCTACCCGCGCGCCTACCACCATCTCGCTGACCCAATCGATCAGGATGCGCGTATAGGCTTGCTGGTGGCGGTCCTCACTGAGCCCGTGGTCGGCGCCGGCCATGGTGCGATGGGTCAGCGAGTGCGCCTTGTCGAAGGCATTGCGGTAGCTCATCAGCGTGGTGTGCGGGACGAAGTCGTCATGCTCGGACTCCACCAGCAGCACGTCGCCGCGAAACTCGGAGCAGGCGCCGAGCGCCAGATTGTCCTGCGCGCGCAGTGGCGTGCGGCGGTACACGGCCAGCCGTGCAACGTCCAGTTGGCGCTTGGGCAGCTGCCATTGCTCGTCCCAGTACAGCGCCGGCACACGCAGGGCCAACCAGCGCACTGGGCGCCTCACGCTGAGCAGGGTGGCCAGGTAGCCGCCGTAGCTGGTGCCGATCACCGCGATGCATTCGGGGTCGACCGCCTCGTGCGCAGCCAACAGGTCGTAGGCGGCGAGGATGTCAGCCAGGTTGTCTTCACGCGATACGCGCTCCTGCGCTTCGACGTTACGTTCGTGCCCGCGCAGGTCGAAGGTCAGGCACACGCAGCCCAGCCCGGCGATACCACGGGCGCGGGCCAGGTCGCGTTGCTGGCTACCGCCCCAACCGTGCACGAAAAGCACGCCGGGGACCTTGTTCGGTGGCGTCAGCAGAGTCCCGGCGATGTGCTGGTCATCCACCAGAATGTCCAGGCTCTGGCTGCAGGCACTCATAACGGCCCCACCTTGACGTACTTGGCCAGCGGGCCGTCCTCGCTATCCTGCCCTTGATACAGGCAAATGGAGCCTGCCGGCGGCGGTACATCCCGGTAGAACTCATGGGTCGAGGCCTGCAGCGTTTGCAGATGCGGGTCCTTGATGAACGCTTCCAGGGCGAAGATTTCCGCCGCACTGGCCCCGCCGACACGCCAGGATTGCTCCAGCACGCCACTGCGTGACAGCCCGCGCGCATTCAGCCCCTGCGCCACGTCGTAGTTGCGCCGCGAGGCCCTGATGGAGGGGTAGACCTCCAGTGCCGCCAGTTCGAAGATGCGCGCCTGCTGCACAGCCAGGCGCACGGCGCGCGGCAGATCGAGGGTCATCAGCGCAAGATAGTCGCCGCGTACCAGTGTCAGGCGCGAGCCACCGTAGACCTGATTGCCGTGGCCGTCGTCAGTCAGTTGCTGGGTACCGTGGTAGCTCAAGGTGACGCCTGCCACCTGAATCTGGCCAACGCTGTAGGTACTGGGCTGCTGCAGATCCTCTTCCAGTACCAGGCCCTGTTCCCTCACACGCGGCTCATCGAATGCCGCCAGGGCATTGGCCAGCTCATCATGCGCTCGCACCACCTGCTGGCCTCGGCCGCCGGTGCCGTCTACCGGCTTCAGGCGTATCGGACCCTCGCGCAGCAGGCGCTGGCCAGCCTCGGCAGCGTCTTCCAGGTCGAAGACGCTGAAGCCCTGCAAGGTAACGCTTTCGACCTGCCAGGCTAAACGTTCGGACCAGCCCGCTGGCAGGTGGCGCGGTGCCTCGAGGGCCGGGTGACTGATGGCCTTGGTGGCGAGAAAGGCATGCCCGACCTGGCCGCCGAAGAAATCGTCCGGCCCGTCGATGCCCAGCGAGCCCACATCGCCGACCAACGTGTCCTCCGGCAGGAAGTAGTGGCGTCCGCGAATCTGCATGCCCGGCTGATAGGGGCCAAGAAAGGGGCAATCGAGCAGCTCGGCGAGCTTCTCGCCGAGCTGGCGTTGCACCATGCGTTCATGGGCCATGTGCTGAGCGGTGCCTGGTAGCAGAAGCAGGCCTCGGTAAGTGCCCATCATCGATCCCGCCAGGTGCCACCGGCACTTTCACAGTCGATGCGTACCTGCTTGAGGTCACCCGCCTGGTAATAGTGGGTGACCACCTTGGCATCGTTGGGCACCGCCGGGCGCGCCTCGCCCCGGTCGTCGTCGCCGGAGCGATAGTTGGTCAAGGTTTCCTGGGTCAGCGCCGCTTCGCAGCTGCCCAGCTTGGCCTCGGCGCAGCTGGCCACCTTGCGTTGTTCGCTGCTGATCATGTCCCCGGTTTCGTTATGGCATGACCAGTCGATGGCGCCCTTGTCCATGCCGGTGAACTCGTAGCAGAACTCCTGCTCGACTTCCTGTATGGCATCGCTGGATGCGCTGGCGCTGACGTAGCAGGCCTCGGCCAGCGCGTCGCCGGCCGTCAGCGCACCGACCAGAAGGCCGGGAATGATGGCTCGCATGATGATCTCCTCGACAATGGCATTCATGAGTTGTGAGGTAAGCCGCCAAGTCGAAGTTCAGGCTTTTTGATCAAAGGGGCGCCAGACAGAAAAACCCTGAACTCATCGCCGTTGCGAAGGCCACAAAGAAAAAGCCGAACCCATCGCTTCGGCTGCAATCGACGCGACGCGCGCGTGAGGGGATCGATATGAGCGAATCGCACAGCGAGGCCGAGAGTGCCGTAGCCCAGTTCAAGGCGGCCATCCTGGCCAAGCTGCGCTACGCCGTGGGCAAGGACCCGAGTACCGCCTTCGACCACGACTGGTTCGAGGCACTGGCCCTTGCCACCCGTGACCACATGATCGATCGCTGGGAGGAGTCCTCCGCCCAAGTCGAGCGCCAGGGCGCCAAACGCATTTACTACCTGTCCCTCGAGTTTCTGATCGGCCGCTTGCTGGTGGACAACCTGAGCAACCTCGGTTTGCTCGACGTGGCTCGCCAGGCCATGGCCGAGCTCGGTGTCGAACTCGAGCGCATCCGTCTGGTGGAACCGGATGCGGCGCTCGGTAACGGTGGCCTCGGGCGCCTGGCCGCCTGTTTCATGGAAAGCATGGCGACCTTGCGTCTGGCCGCTCACGGCTACGGCATCCGTTATGAACACGGGCTGTTTCGCCAGGCGATCATCGACGGCTGGCAGGCCGAACAGACCGAAACCTGGCTGGACTTCGGCAACCCCTGGGAATTCGAGCGTCCGGAAGTGGCCTATCGCATCGGTTTCGGCGGCGGCGTGACCACCCTGGACGATGGCAGCGGCAACACGCGGCAGTATTGGCAGCCGCAGGAGAGGGTGCGCGCCATCGCCTACGACACCCCGGTGGTGGGCTGGCGGGGTGCGTCGGTCAACACCTTGCGGCTATGGCGTGCGCGCGCTGAGGAGAACCTGCAACTGGATCGCTTCAATGCCGGCGATCACTTCGGCGCGGTGGCCGGCGAGGTTCGCGCGGAGAGCATCTCGCGGGTGCTCTATCCGGCCGACGATACCGAGGCTGGCCAGGAGCTGCGCCTGCGCCAGGAATACTTTCTGGTTTCCGCCTCGCTGCAGGATCTGCTCGAGCGCCACCTGCGCCTGCATCAGGACCTGCACTGCCTGGCGCAGCACGTGGCGATCCAGCTCAACGACACCCATCCAGCCATCGCCGTGGTCGAGCTGATGCGCCTGCTGGTGGACGAGCATCGCATGCCCTGGGCGCAAGCCTGGCAACTGACGGTGGCGACCACCGCCTACACCAATCACACGCTGCTGCCCGAAGCGCTGGAGTCATGGCCGGTGTCGCTGATGGAGCGTCTGCTGCCGCGGCATCTGCAGATCATCTACCTGATCAATGCCGAGCATATCGATGCGCTGCGCGCCAAGGACATCCACGACTTCCGCCTGCTGCGCGCAGTCTCGTTGATCGAGGAGGACCACGGCCGACGCGTGCGCATGGGCAACCTGGCGTTCCTCGGTGCGCACAGTATCAACGGGGTGTCCGCGCTGCATACGCGGCTGATGCGTGACACGGTGTTCCGTGACCTGCACCGGCTCTACCCCGACCGGGTGAACAACAAGACCAATGGCGTGACCTTCCGCCGCTGGTTGTTCCAGGTCAATCCGGGGCTCACCCATCTGCTCGTCGATGCCTTGGGCGAGCCGGTGCTGCAGCGCCCCGAGGAGCACCTCAAGGCGCTCGAACCCTACGCCGAACGCCAGGATTTTCGCGACGAGTACGCGCTATGCCGCCAGCGCAGCAAGGAAGCGCTGGCCGAGCGGGTGCGGCAGCTGCTGGGGATCAACCTCGACACCACGGCGATCTTCGACGTGCACGTCAAACGCATCCACGAATACAAGCGCCAGTTGCTCAACCTGCTACACACCGTGGCCTTGTACCAGGCCATCCGCAACGATCCAACCACCGACTGGGTGCCGCGGGTGAAGATCTTCGCCGGCAAGGCCGCAGCCAGTTATCGCCAGGCCAAGCTGATCATCAAACTGGCCAACGATATCAGCCGCACCATCAATGACGATCCCACCGTACGCGGCTTGCTCAAGGTGGTGTTCATTCCCAACTACAACGTCAGCCTGGCCGAAACCATCATTCCCGCGGCCGATCTGTCGGAGCAAATTTCCACGGCGGGGCTGGAGGCCTCCGGCACCAGCAACATGAAGTTCGCCCTCAATGGCGCCCTGACCATCGGCACGCTGGACGGTGCCAACGTGGAGATGTGCGAGCAGGTCGGCGAAGAGCATATGTTCATCTTCGGCATGACCGCGCAGCAGGTCGCCGCACGGCAGCGCCAGGGGCTGGAAATGGGCGATGTGGTGGCCGATTCGGAGCGCCTGGAAGCCGCCCTCGGTGCCATTCGCGCCGGGGTGTTCTCGCCGGACGATCCTGCGCGCTATGTAGGCCTGGTGGACGCGTTGCTGTACGAGGACCGCTTCATGGTCTGCGCCGACTTCGATGCCTACTGGAAGGCGCAGCGCCAGGTCGATCAACGTTGGCAGCGGCCTGAGCAATGGTGGCGTTCGGCGGTGCTGAATACCGCGCGGATGGGCTGGTTCTCCTCCGATCGCACCATCGCCGAATATGCCAAAGATATCTGGCAGGCGGCGCTGCCGCAGCGTGAGGGAGATTAATCGCAGCCTGTTCAACCTCTTGCAGCGACACACTGCAAGAGGTTGAACAGGCGTTCAGCGCTGTACGCGGTGCGCCGGCGTGCTGCCGCCTTTCTTCGGATGCAGGATGCGCGTGACCTGCACGTCGGTGAACTCGTTGGGCCATTCGAAGGTGTGCAGGGCACTAAGGTAGAAGCGTGCCTGGTCCGGCGTGAGCTGCTCGCGGTCCGACTCGACTTCGACGCTGTGGGGCTGGTTGTGCAGGATGTAGCTGATCAGATGCAGTGGCTTGGCCATGCGATGCCTCCGGTTTTGCTGAGTGATGTGAGATAGACCAGCCCACCTCGCTTGCAAGTTCCCGCCATCCGCCGGGTGGCAGTTGCAGGCCGCAGTCCGCTGCGCCTGGTGCAATTGCACCAGGCATTGTTTGCATCCGCTAGCCGGGCTGGGTCTCGATGCGCTGCTCGCCCTGCTTGCGCAGAGCTTTCGCGCGTTTCTCCAGCACCAGGTAGGTGACGCTGGCCAGCAGCAGCGGCAGCAGGTAATAGAGCACGCGATAGGCGAGCAGGGCGGCGATCAGGCTGGCCTGGCTGTACTGGTGCTGCAACAGGGCGAGAAATACCGCCTCGAGCACGCCCAGGCCGGCGGGGATATGCGCCACCACCGCAGCCATGCAGCTGATCAGCAGCACCCCGAGCACCGAGGTATAGGCCGCACCCTCCGGCAACAGCCAGAAGATCAGCGCCGCCATCAGCGCCCAGTTGCTCGCACCCAGGCACAGTTGCAACAGCGCCATCTTCAGCGAGGGCAGGGTGATCGACCGCTCGCGCAAGTGCCACACGCGTTGCCGCGCGAAAGCGCAGATACCGATATAGGCACTGACCACGCCCAGCAGCGCGAACCCCACCAACTGCAGGCCGGTGACGCCCAGGCCCCAGTTGTCGGGCAACTGCACCAGGCGCATGGAGAAGATCACCCCGGCCAGCGCCATGTAGCCGGTCCAGTTGGTCAGCAGGCTGAGGCTGAGGATGCGTGTCACCGTCGAGGCACTCAGGCCAAGACGCATGTACAGCCGGTAGCGCATCGCCACACCGCCGATCCAGGTGGTGAAGTTCAGGTTGAAGGCGTAGCAGACCATCGCCACCGGCATGACCTGGCGCGCCGGCAAGTGGTGGCGGCTGTACTGGCGACCAAGCAGGTCGTAGCAGCTGAATACCAGGTAACTGGCGCAGGTGAGCAGGACCCCCACTAGCAGGGTCTGGGCGCTGTAGTCCCCGAGCGCCTGACGCACCTCGCCCCAGTCCAGGTTGCGCGCCAGCATATACAGCAGTGCCGGTACCGCAAGTAGGAAGAACAAGGTCAGTGCGCGTTTGCCCCAGCGCATCCAGGGGTTGTTCTGGGCACCATTCATCCAGTTTTTTCCTCTTCATAGCCGCTGGCCTTTGCGTCCGGCGCCAGCGGTTTCAGTCTCTTGCGGTGCGCCGGCAGCCAGCCGGCGATGGCCGGAAAGCGGCGCAGAAAGTGAAAGCACAGGAACACCAGTGGCGCGCGCCACCAGTAGCCGCGTATCACGCGTTCGAGTTCGATGCGCTTGCAGTGCTCGGCGGACAGCTCGAGCAAATGGTCGTGCAGGTATTGGTTGAAGGCCCGGTCCTGAATCACCAGGTTGGCTTCCAGGTTCAGAGCCAGGCTCAGCGGGTCGAGGTTGCTCGAACCCACTGTGGACCAGTCTTCATCCACCAGTGCCACCTTGCCGTGCAGCGGGCGCTGGCAGTATTCGTAGACCACCACGCCGTGGCGCAGCAGATAGTTGTAGAGCAGGCGGGAAAAGGCCTGGACCCAGCGCATGTCCGGCTGCCCCTGGAGGATCAGGGTGACCTCTACGCCACGTTGTGCCGCGTTGCGCAGGGCGCGCAGCACGCGGTAGCCGGGGAAGAAATAGGCGTTGGCGATCACCACGCGCTTGTGCGCCGATTCGAAGGCGCGCAGGTGCTCGTCTTCGATATCAGTGGTGTGGCGTTCGTTGTCGCGCTCCAGCAGCATCACCCGCGCATCGCCCACCGGCTCTCTGGAAGGCTGCGCCGGACTCGGCTCGCTGAACGCCGGACGCAGTAGGCGCAGCATGGCCACATGCAGATCGCTGACGATCGGGCCAACCACTTCGACGGCATAGTCCTGCTTGGCCATTTCGCCATAGTCGCCAAGATGGTCGGCCGAGTAGTTGATGCCACCGACGAAGGCGCGCTGGCCATCGATCACCACCAGCTTGCGGTGCAGGCGCCGGAACAGGTTGGTCCGTACGCCGAAGCGCCTGGGGCTGGGGTCGAAAACGTGGATCTTAACCCCCTCGCGGGTCAATGCCGCGACGTACTCGTGCTGCAGGTCGGCGGTGCCGTAGCCGTCCACGGCGATGACCACGCGCACACCGCGCCGCGCGGCCTCGATCAGCACTTCCTGCAGCTCGAAGCCGACCTTGTCCTCACGGATGATGAAGGTTTCCAGCAGCACCTCGATACGCGCCGCGCGAATGCATTCGAACACCCTCGGGTAGTAGCCCTCGCCATTGATCAGCAGGCGCAGCTGGTTGCCATCTCGCCATATGCCGCTC harbors:
- a CDS encoding alpha/beta hydrolase family protein — encoded protein: MSACSQSLDILVDDQHIAGTLLTPPNKVPGVLFVHGWGGSQQRDLARARGIAGLGCVCLTFDLRGHERNVEAQERVSREDNLADILAAYDLLAAHEAVDPECIAVIGTSYGGYLATLLSVRRPVRWLALRVPALYWDEQWQLPKRQLDVARLAVYRRTPLRAQDNLALGACSEFRGDVLLVESEHDDFVPHTTLMSYRNAFDKAHSLTHRTMAGADHGLSEDRHQQAYTRILIDWVSEMVVGARVGDYPHHLVRYS
- the clsB gene encoding cardiolipin synthase ClsB — its product is MSGIWRDGNQLRLLINGEGYYPRVFECIRAARIEVLLETFIIREDKVGFELQEVLIEAARRGVRVVIAVDGYGTADLQHEYVAALTREGVKIHVFDPSPRRFGVRTNLFRRLHRKLVVIDGQRAFVGGINYSADHLGDYGEMAKQDYAVEVVGPIVSDLHVAMLRLLRPAFSEPSPAQPSREPVGDARVMLLERDNERHTTDIEDEHLRAFESAHKRVVIANAYFFPGYRVLRALRNAAQRGVEVTLILQGQPDMRWVQAFSRLLYNYLLRHGVVVYEYCQRPLHGKVALVDEDWSTVGSSNLDPLSLALNLEANLVIQDRAFNQYLHDHLLELSAEHCKRIELERVIRGYWWRAPLVFLCFHFLRRFPAIAGWLPAHRKRLKPLAPDAKASGYEEEKTG
- a CDS encoding CBS domain-containing protein — protein: MKISKLMTRNVRTLEPERSIREAATLMADIDSGALLINEGDRLIGMITDRDIAVRAVAAGLDGDTPVRQVMSSNVRYCFDDEDVEHVAANMADIQVRRLPVLNREKRLVGVVSLGNIASGHSRMANDTVLRGVTSAH
- a CDS encoding DUF3182 family protein is translated as MGTYRGLLLLPGTAQHMAHERMVQRQLGEKLAELLDCPFLGPYQPGMQIRGRHYFLPEDTLVGDVGSLGIDGPDDFFGGQVGHAFLATKAISHPALEAPRHLPAGWSERLAWQVESVTLQGFSVFDLEDAAEAGQRLLREGPIRLKPVDGTGGRGQQVVRAHDELANALAAFDEPRVREQGLVLEEDLQQPSTYSVGQIQVAGVTLSYHGTQQLTDDGHGNQVYGGSRLTLVRGDYLALMTLDLPRAVRLAVQQARIFELAALEVYPSIRASRRNYDVAQGLNARGLSRSGVLEQSWRVGGASAAEIFALEAFIKDPHLQTLQASTHEFYRDVPPPAGSICLYQGQDSEDGPLAKYVKVGPL
- the glgB gene encoding 1,4-alpha-glucan branching protein GlgB, yielding MNQNRVQRLQRAEDGDPFSFLGPHPQGDESLVRVWLPGADAVELLASDGSPLGRMHCSDPQGLFELQLPQAQRYRLRIHWPGSVQETEDPYAFSPLLGDTDLYLFAEGNHRQLWRCLGSAPVEHEGVPGVRFAVWAPNARRVSVVGDFNSWDGRRHPMRLRYPAGVWELFIPRLQPGECYKYEILGEHGVLPLRADPMAQATEVPPATASKVPQDEAFAWQDQQWMSERQQRHAPQAPLAIYELHAGSWQWHNDHAPDWDELAERLIPYVQDLGFTHIELMPIMEHPFGGSWGYQPLSMFAPTSRFGSPQRFAAFVDRCHRAGIGVILDWVPGHFPNDAHGLAEFDGTALYEYAHPFEGFHPDWNTCIYNLGRTEVHGFMLASALYWLREYHVDGLRVDAVASMLYRDYSREAGQWIPNRHGGRENLEAIEFLQHLNEVVRNEVPDALMIAEESTAWPGVSRPVQQGGLGFSHKWNMGWMNDSLSYIQQDPMYRLHHHHQITFGLHYAFSERFILPISHDEVVHGKRSLLGRMPGDRWQQFANLRLFLALMWSHPGKKLLFMGCEFGQWGEWNHDQQLDWYLLQYPEHAAAQALVRELNRLYREEPALHRLDDQDSGFQWVIGDDARNSVFAWLRKGGEGSAPLLVVHNFTPQVLDGYRVGVPHAGRWQVLLNSDERRWSGSGAGSEGELHTEHLAAHGQSDSLNLQLPPLATLILRPAQ
- a CDS encoding lysylphosphatidylglycerol synthase domain-containing protein — its product is MNGAQNNPWMRWGKRALTLFFLLAVPALLYMLARNLDWGEVRQALGDYSAQTLLVGVLLTCASYLVFSCYDLLGRQYSRHHLPARQVMPVAMVCYAFNLNFTTWIGGVAMRYRLYMRLGLSASTVTRILSLSLLTNWTGYMALAGVIFSMRLVQLPDNWGLGVTGLQLVGFALLGVVSAYIGICAFARQRVWHLRERSITLPSLKMALLQLCLGASNWALMAALIFWLLPEGAAYTSVLGVLLISCMAAVVAHIPAGLGVLEAVFLALLQHQYSQASLIAALLAYRVLYYLLPLLLASVTYLVLEKRAKALRKQGEQRIETQPG
- a CDS encoding glycogen/starch/alpha-glucan phosphorylase; the protein is MSESHSEAESAVAQFKAAILAKLRYAVGKDPSTAFDHDWFEALALATRDHMIDRWEESSAQVERQGAKRIYYLSLEFLIGRLLVDNLSNLGLLDVARQAMAELGVELERIRLVEPDAALGNGGLGRLAACFMESMATLRLAAHGYGIRYEHGLFRQAIIDGWQAEQTETWLDFGNPWEFERPEVAYRIGFGGGVTTLDDGSGNTRQYWQPQERVRAIAYDTPVVGWRGASVNTLRLWRARAEENLQLDRFNAGDHFGAVAGEVRAESISRVLYPADDTEAGQELRLRQEYFLVSASLQDLLERHLRLHQDLHCLAQHVAIQLNDTHPAIAVVELMRLLVDEHRMPWAQAWQLTVATTAYTNHTLLPEALESWPVSLMERLLPRHLQIIYLINAEHIDALRAKDIHDFRLLRAVSLIEEDHGRRVRMGNLAFLGAHSINGVSALHTRLMRDTVFRDLHRLYPDRVNNKTNGVTFRRWLFQVNPGLTHLLVDALGEPVLQRPEEHLKALEPYAERQDFRDEYALCRQRSKEALAERVRQLLGINLDTTAIFDVHVKRIHEYKRQLLNLLHTVALYQAIRNDPTTDWVPRVKIFAGKAAASYRQAKLIIKLANDISRTINDDPTVRGLLKVVFIPNYNVSLAETIIPAADLSEQISTAGLEASGTSNMKFALNGALTIGTLDGANVEMCEQVGEEHMFIFGMTAQQVAARQRQGLEMGDVVADSERLEAALGAIRAGVFSPDDPARYVGLVDALLYEDRFMVCADFDAYWKAQRQVDQRWQRPEQWWRSAVLNTARMGWFSSDRTIAEYAKDIWQAALPQREGD